A window from Dehalobacter sp. DCA encodes these proteins:
- the smpB gene encoding SsrA-binding protein SmpB, giving the protein MAEGIKVIAENRKARHDFFVEDSYEAGIILTGTEIKSIRAGRVNLKDSYAEIIKGEVWLNQMHISPYEQGNRFNHDPLRKRKLLLNRTEIIKMGDKVKLQGMTLVPLKIYLKHGMAKIELGLCKGKKTYDKRDDLAERDAKRQMERDLRDRNKG; this is encoded by the coding sequence TTGGCTGAGGGAATTAAGGTCATCGCTGAAAACAGAAAAGCCAGGCACGATTTCTTTGTCGAGGACAGTTATGAAGCCGGGATCATCTTAACGGGGACCGAGATAAAGTCAATCCGGGCCGGCCGTGTGAATCTCAAAGACAGTTATGCTGAGATTATCAAGGGTGAGGTTTGGCTAAATCAGATGCATATCAGCCCGTATGAACAAGGGAACAGGTTCAACCATGATCCGCTGCGGAAGAGAAAACTGCTGCTTAATCGCACCGAGATTATTAAGATGGGGGATAAGGTCAAGCTACAGGGAATGACCCTTGTCCCGTTAAAGATTTATCTCAAGCACGGCATGGCCAAAATTGAACTTGGGCTGTGCAAAGGCAAAAAAACTTATGACAAGCGGGATGATCTGGCCGAGCGGGATGCCAAAAGGCAAATGGAACGGGATTTAAGAGACAGAAACAAGGGTTAG